The following are encoded in a window of Oncorhynchus keta strain PuntledgeMale-10-30-2019 chromosome 10, Oket_V2, whole genome shotgun sequence genomic DNA:
- the LOC118389442 gene encoding potassium voltage-gated channel subfamily A member 10-like: MEVPLVNFENMDDIGINMGVPGDSGYPTSPTSEAAPDQNPVTNRVMSPNPSQHQTRPEGFSPSTTPILTTKDPSSCNSLLSNFKLLMNSEGSPTDSVFSKLVQECCDNEEDLFGEKLGVEDGDPKVVINISGMMFETQLKTLSQFPDSLLGDPMKRMEYFDPMKNEYFFDRNRPSFDGILYFYQSGGKVRRPANVPLEIFAREIVFYELGREAMEQFREIEGFITEPEPLLPTNEVHKQFWLLFEYPESSSAARSVALVSVFVIVISIFIFCLETLPEFRDDVDFITTFSLGVNGTQEGPPIVQKDLFAYFTDPFFIVETICIIWFCFELGVRFVVCPSKSDFFHNIMNTIDIVSIIPYFVTMATELYTTPDEDINSSQNMSLAILRIIRLVRVFRIFKLSRHSKGLQILGQTLKASMRELGLLIFFLFIGVILFSSAIYFAEVDEPHTQFVSIPDGFWWAVVTMTTVGYGDMCPTTLGGKMVGTLCAISGVLTIALPVPVIVSNFNYFYHRETEQAEKQVIDDAAEAAQKITDANKYEYGSTPSLNINTINGSLQNDKNGM, encoded by the coding sequence ATGGAGGTGCCACTGGTTAACTTTGAGAACATGGATGATATCGGCATCAACATGGGCGTCCCCGGTGATTCGGGGTACCCCACTTCACCCACTTCAGAGGCAGCACCTGATCAGAACCCTGTCACCAATCGTGTGATGTCACCAAATCCATCACAGCACCAGACCAGGCCAGAGGGGTTTTCTCCCTCTACAACGCCTATACTGACTACTAAAGACCCGTCTAGCTGCAACAGTCTGCTGTCCAACTTCAAACTCCTGATGAACAGTGAAGGCTCGCCGACCGACAGTGTCTTCAGTAAGCTGGTTCAGGAGTGCTGTGATAACGAAGAAGACCTGTTTGGGGAGAAACTGGGAGTGGAGGACGGGGATCCGAAAGTGGTCATCAATATTTCAGGCATGATGTTCGAGACACAACTCAAAACTTTATCCCAGTTCCCAGACTCCCTCCTGGGAGACCCCATGAAAAGGATGGAATACTTTGACCCGATGAAGAACGAGTACTTTTTCGACCGGAACCGTCCCAGCTTTGATGGGATCTTGTACTTCTATCAGTCTGGGGGCAAAGTCCGAAGACCGGCCAACGTCCCCTTAGAGATTTTCGCAAGAGAGATAGTTTTCTATGAGTTAGGAAGAGAAGCTATGGAACAGTTCCGGGAAATTGAGGGGTTCATAACAGAACCTGAGCCGCTGTTGCCCACCAACGAGGTCCACAAGCAGTTCTGGCTCCTGTTTGAGTATCCGGAGAGTTCCAGTGCAGCTAGGTCAGTGGCCCTGGTGTCTGTCTTCGTTATTGTCATCTCTATCTTCATTTTCTGCCTGGAGACTCTGCCAGAGTTCCGTGACGACGTAGACTTTATCACCACCTTTTCCCTGGGGGTCAATGGAACCCAGGAGGGTCCTCCTATAGTCCAAAAAGACTTATTCGCCTATTTCACAGACCCCTTTTTCATTGTGGAAACCATCTGCATAATTTGGTTTTGCTTTGAGCTTGGCGTACGCTTTGTGGTCTGCCCCAGCAAAAGTGACTTCTTCCACAACATTATGAACACCATTGACATTGTCTCTATAATACCCTATTTTGTAACCATGGCTACAGAGCTGTACACCACGCCAGATGAAGACATCAACTCCAGCCAAAACATGTCACTGGCCATCTTACGCATCATCCGTCTAGTGCGAGTCTTCCGGATCTTTAAGCTGTCGCGACACTCCAAGGGACTTCAGATCCTGGGCCAGACCCTGAAGGCTAGTATGAGGGAGCTGGGTCTGTTGATCTTCTTCCTCTTTATTGGAGTCATACTGTTCTCCAGTGCCATCTACTTTGCTGAGGTGGACGAGCCCCACACACAGTTTGTCAGTATCCCTGACGGGTTCTGGTGGGCTGTGGTGACAATGACCACTGTGGGATACGGGGACATGTGCCCTACTACTTTGGGAGGCAAAATGGTGGGGACTCTCTGTGCCATTTCCGGCGTGTTGACCATCGCCTTACCCGTCCCTGTTATCGTCTCCAACTTTAACTATTTCTACCACCGGGAGACAGAGCAAGCAGAGAAACAAGTGATTGACGATGCAGCAGAAGCAGCTCAGAAAATAACCGACGCAAATAAGTATGAGTATGGTAGCACACCCTCTCTTAACATTAACACAATCAATGGTAGCTTGCAGAATGACAAGAATGGTATGTAA